GCTGAAATTGAGGGTCTGCTGGTGCAGGAAGGCGTTTTCGGCGTTGCGGCTGATCTGGTGGAAGCGATCGTTGGCGGGCTCGCCGCGGATCCACTGCCGGGCCACGAACAGACGCAATGCGCCCTCGCCTTCGTCGTACAGCGCGCGCACGGCCGCGGGGTCTTCCGGCGGATCCAGATAGCCGCAGCCGGCGGTGCCGCTGCCGTAGCGGCAGGCCAGGTGGCTGTTGCGCGGCAGCGGCTGCGACAGCGCCGGCAGCAGCACGGCCTGCGCCTCGGCGGGAAGATCGAGCGCCTGCAACACGCGTGCGGGATCTTCCACCTGCACATGTTCCAGAGTGACGCGCACGGGCGACAGCCCGGCGCTGCGGCCGAACAGGCGGATGTCGAGTTGTTCGGTCTGGCCTTCGACCAGATCTTCGAAACCGGCGGGGACGCCGCGTGCCGCGACCAGCGGCGTGGCCATCGACAAGGCGAGCGCCATCGCCAGCCGGGTGACGGCGGGTGCGTGGGCTTTCATGGGGAATGGCCTGGAAAGGCCGGCCCGGCGTGCGGGCCGGCACAGGGTGTTACGGGGTGCCGGCCTTCTGCACCATCGCGATGCTGACCATGCCTTCGTACTTGCCAGCCACGGTCAACGGGGCCTGGCTGGTCTGGCCGATAGTGAGATCCAGCACAACCGAATGGCCTTCCAGCGCACCGCTATAGAGATCCGAAGCCAGGAAGTCCTGCTCGGCCACGGTGAGCGCGCGCCCCATGAGGCTGACGGTGAGCGGCACGGCCGGTGCCGCGCCGGTGGTACGGACCAAGCTGGGCGCGGTGATCAAGCGCACGCCCACGTCCATGTCTTCGTCGTTGGTGTAGATGCGCACGCGCTCGGTGTAGGGGGTCAGGCCCAGGCCCGGCACATGGTTCAGGCGCACTTCGGTGGGCAGCGCGCTGCCGTCTTCCTTCAGCAGGGCCAGGGTCAGGTCGACATCGGCGTAGACCTGGATGTGGGATTCAGCGGCGTGCGCGGACAGCGACGCGGTGACCAGCGCTGCAGCGAGCGCGGCCTTCTTCAGAATGGCGTTCATCGGGTTGTCTCTCTCGGACAGTAAAGGGAGAGCTTCCCTCCCAGGAGGAGGAGGAGGAGGGAGGGAAGCGCCGCGACTTCCGGGTGGGAAAGTGGCGACGGAGACAATGGTAGAAATCCGCCCTATTCCGAATCCATTCAACGATTCCTAAATCGCGGATTGTTAAGCGCATTCCTCGACGCGGCTCAATGATCCGACTGAATGCAACTTGCCTCACTACAGAATGCAAGAAGATGCATTGCGCGTTTGCGAGGAAGGCGTGGAGAGTGGTCGATTGCGCCAACAACCGGCTGGCATGGCCCGGCGCTACCGGATGGAGAGCGAGCGCCCAGTAGATCCACGCCATGCGTGGGTTGTTTACACGGATGCCAAACGCATCAGGCCGCCTTGCGGCGGCCTGATGGTCAGAGCATTCAAACACGTGCGATCAGAAGAAAATCGCGTACAGGATCAGCAGCGGAATCGGCACGCCCAACAGCCAGAGCAGAATCATTTTCATGGCAGGTCTCCTTGCATGGAATGCGGGTTACAGGTCGCGGCGGCGGCCGCCCCAGGTGGCGCTGAGGCTGGCGAAGAACGCGCCGATCAGCAGGGTGATGAACAGCCACAGTGCGGCGTAAGCCGTTGCTTTGCGCGCATCATCGGCCGCCTGCTTGGCGGTGGTCTTTGCCTTCTCCAGCGCGGCACGCATGCGCGTCTGCACATCGGTCACACGGGCCTGCGCTTCGGCCGGGCTCATGCCGGTCTCGCGCGCGATGAGCTGCGACAGGTACTGGGTGTCGGCCGGATCGAGGCCATCGCCCTGCAGGCTGTTGACGATGATGCGGTTCACTTCGGCCCGCACCTCACGACGGTCGCCCATTGGGCCGCCGCCCGGCATCGGGCGCGGCGGCTGCGCCATGCGCGCATCGCGCGGGCCAGGGCTGGCGACCGGCGGCGGCGCGGCCGGGTCCATTGGGCCGTTGCCTGGCGCCGTGCCGGGTGCGGGCGGCGCCGGCGGTGCATCTGCGACATCCGCGCCCGGGTGGGTGGCGTTGCGGAACAGCGAATCCACCCAATAGTTGAGGTCGCCTTCCGGTGCGGCCGCGGCGGCGCTACCGGCACCTGCGGCGGCTACGCCGGCCGTGGACGCAGCGGCGCCTGCAGTGGCGCCGGCCACCTTCGCGCCCGTGCCGAGCACGCCGCCGATGGCCGAGGTCAGCAGGCCCGCAGTCAACAGCGTGGCGACGGCCCACGACACGAAGCCGTGTGCGGTATCGCGGAAGTAGGTTTCATCACCGTGGATCTGCGTCCACTTGGTGCGCAGGCGACCAGCGAGATAGCCCCCCAGGCCGGAGGCGGCCAGCGCGGTGAAGGTGAGCCAGGCGATGCTGGACCAGCCGAAGGTTTCCTTGCTGACCCCCTCGAAGGACCACGGCGATACCGAGGACAGGCCAAGGCCGACACCGAGGATGAGCAGGATGAGGGAGAGTGCGGCGGCAGCGGCGGCACCGGCGAAGATCGCGCCCCAGGACACGGCGCTTTCGCTGGGAGGGGCGACGATGGGGGCGGTGACGACAGTGGCGACATCGGGACCGAGCGGGCCGCGCTCGGGTGGGTCGAATCGGGTACTCATGGGGTGGACGCTCCATTTCAGGTGCTGCGGATGCAGCTGGCGTCCTGAGGCTGCGCGAGCGGTTGTGAAGCTGGCGAGACCCTTGAATCACGCGGTCTTTGCGCGGTGAAGCGCGTGCCAAGCAAGGTTGGCACCCACCGGGGTGGCGGCAAAAAAAAAAACGCCCCGCGGATGCGGGGCGTTCTTCTCACGAATGACCTCGGGCGATCAGCCCTGGTAGTCGCGCACGTCGCTGCCGGTGTAGACCTGGCGCGGACGGCCGATCTTCATTTCCGGGTCGACCTGCTGTTCCAGCCAATGCGACACCCAGCCGGAGGTACGGCCCAGGGCGAACATGACGGTGAACATCTCGGTCGGGATCTGCAGCGCCTTGTAGATGATGCCGCTGTAGAAATCGACGTTCGGGTACAGCTTGCGGGCGACGAAGTACTCGTCCTGCAGCGCGGCCTGTTCCAGCTTCACGGCCACGTCCAGCAGCGGATCCTGCACGCCCAGCTGCTTGAGCACCTTGCTGGTCATCTCGCCGATGACCTTGGCGCGCGGGTCGAAGTTCTTGTACACGCGGTGGCCGAAGCCCATCAGGCGGAAGCCGGAGGTCTTGTCCTTGGCCTTGACCACGGCGGACTCGACGTTGTCGGCAGTGCCGATCTCTTCCAGCATCTTCAGCACGGCTTCGTTGGCACCGCCGTGGGCCGGACCCCACAGCGCGGTGACGCCAGCGGCGACAGACGCGTACGGGTTGGCACCGGTCGAACCGACCAGGCGCACGGTCGAGGTCGAGGCGTTCTGCTCGTGGTCGGCGTGCAGGATGAACAGCAGGTCCAGCGCCTTGACCACGTCCGGGTTCAGATCGTACTGGCCGTCAGCCGACTCGAAGGTCTGCTTCAGGAAGCGGCTGACGTAGTCCAGCGAGGTGTCCGGCTTGTTGGCCGGCAGGCCCTTGCCGTGGCGATAGATCAGCGCCGACAGGGTCGGCACCTTGGCGATCAGGCGCACGGCAGCCTGGCGGCGCTGTTCGGCGTCGGACAGGTCCAGCGAGTCGTGGTAGATGGCCGACAGCTGCGCGATCGCAGCGGCCAGGATCGCCATCGGATGGGCATCCTTGGCGAAGCTGCCGATCAGGGTGTTGATCGAATCGTCGACGTTGGCTTCGGCAGCCAGCTCATCGGTGAAGGCCTTCAGCTGCTCGGCGCTCGGGCGCTCGCCGTTGATCAGCAGGTAGGCCACTTCGACGTAGCTCGACTTTTCCGACAGCTGTTCGATCGGGTAGCCGCGGTACAGCAGCACGCCCTTGTCGCCGTCGATGTAGGTGATGGCGGACTTGCAGCTGGCCGTCGCGGTGAAGCCGGAATCGTAGGTGAAATACCCCGTTTCCTTGGTCAGCTTCGCGATGTCGACGCAGTCGTTGCCAAGGGTGGGTTTGATGACGGGCAGAACGACCGACTTATCGCCGGCGTTGAGCGTGACCTGATCAAGATCGGACACTGTGTGCGCTCCTTCATGGGAAGGCGCCTGCCCAAGCGCATTGGTCAGGCACGTGAATGACGTCCTCGGCCTGTGCCGGGGATCAGGTCATTATCGCACAGCAGCATTTGCCCGGCGCTAGACAGAAGTCGTATACGACAGGCGGCCAGACGCCGGCCGTTGAGCGGCCCGGATCGGCAAACGCGTTGTCACACGAACGCAGTGTTCCGTCCATCCAAACGCCCGTTGGGTTGGCGTTGGGGAAAAACAAACGGCCGCGCAGAGCGCGGCCGTCGGTTCGAAGCTGGATCGACAGATCAGCGCGCGTAGCGCTTCTGGAACTTGTCGATACGGCCCGAGGTGTCGATGACCTTGTGCTTGCCCGTGTAGAACGGGTGCGAAGCCGAGGAAATTTCAACCTTCACCAGCGGGTAGTCGTTGCCGTCTTCCCACTTGATGGTTTCCTTCGTCGCCATGGTCGAGCGGGTCAGGATCTTGAAATCGGAGGTGACGTCATGGAAGACGACGTCGCGGTAGTTCGGATGGATATCGGCCTTCATGGGCTCACACCGTAAATGGGCTGGTGGTCAAGAGCGGCATTATAAGCACCGGTTGCCGCCCGGGGCAACCGGTTGCCGGTCAATCGACCTCAGTCCGCGCCCAGGGCCTGGCGCACCAGCGCCTCGAAACGCTGCTGGTCGTAGGCCATCAGCAGATCGCAGTTGTCCGGCTGGCCGGTCTGGCGGTTCCAGTCGACGATGGTGGCACCGCGGCTGAACGTACCGTTCAGTTCCACGTTCAGCGGACGCGATTCCACCTGCAGCTGCCCTTCCGGGTTCAGCGCCCAGGCCATGGCCACCGCATCGGCGGTGTACCAGCGGCCGCCCTTGGCGTCTTCGGACAGCGCGCGGGTCTTGCGCGAGATCAGCTCGTAGAAGCGGGCGCGATCGGAATCGGCCTGCAGCCACTGCTCGGCCTGCTCAAGCGGCAGGCCGTGGGCGACGGTGGCTTCCCAGTCCGACACCAGCAGGTGCTTGAACGAGGTGAACACCACGTGCGCCGCTTCCGGGTCGAAGGCGATGTTGAACTCGGCGGCCGGGGTGATGTTGCCGTGGCAGGTGACGGCACCGCCCATCACCACGATGCGCTTGATGCGCTGAGGCAGGGTCGGATCCAGCTTCAGCGCCAGCGCCAGGTTGGTCAGCGGGCCGAGCATCACCAGCATCAGTTCGCCGGCGTGCTCGTGCGACAGGCGCAGGATGGCCAGCGCGGCGTGCTCGGTTTCGGCCTGGCGGCTGGGCGGCGGCAGGTCCACGTCGCCGTAGCCATCACGGCCATGCACGTGGGCAGCGTCGACGGAGGGATGGAGCAGCGGATCGGGGCTGCCGGCAAACACCGGGACGTCGGTGCGGCCGACGATGTCGCAGAGCTTGAGGGCGTTGCGGACGGTGTACTCGAGGCCGACATTACCGGCGGCGATGGTCAGGGCGACCACGTCGTGCCGTTCATCAGCGAAGGCCATCAGCAGGGCCAGGGCGTCGTCCACACCAGGGTCGGTGTCGATCAACAGCGGGATCTTGTGGGTCATCGTTGCCGTCTTCAGATCGGCAACGAAGTGTGGACCGGGTTGATGACCGTTGCAAGACCACCCTGCCCCGGGGGCAAATGCGACGGAGATGGGGTCAGAGCTCTTTGCTGCCCAAAGGGATCCGACCCCTGCGCGAAACGCAGCTGAGCGTGGGCTTGGCTCTACAGGGATGGCAGTGAAATGCCGCCGGGCATGGCCCGGCGCTACCGGGTTCAATGCTCTGAACATCCCCCTACCCGGCAGCCGGGTGACCGGAGGTTTGCAACTTTTTGCATGGGCAGGCGCCTCCCGTCAGCCCAGACTTCGTGCCGATCAAGACATGCCACGGCGGGTTCAACCCGTATCTGTTGGGGATCAGCGGGCATCATTTTTCATTTTTTTCACACGGTCAGGGTATACGTCACAAGCCTGAACGCGCCTGAACGCACGCTTGCGACCATCCAGCACCACTGTCTGGCCATTTCTGGGATAGAGGAGAGATCCATGCGCGTCTACAACGGCGGGGCCCACGCCCCTTCAGTCCGCCTGCTGGTACGCAGCCTGATTACCGCCCTTTCCCTGACGCCGATCACTGCCGCGTGGGCCGGTGACCTGGACGATGGTTTCGCGCGGGTGCAGCCGGGAGACCCGGTCGAGGAATGGCGGTTGATCAATGACTCCCTGCTGGAAGTGCTGGGCGGCGAAGCCAACACAATCAGCGCCCAGGACACGTCACGCGTTTATCTGGAGCGCGCCATCGTCAACCGCAGCGGCACCTCCCAGCATGCGGTGAGCCTCAACGGAGATGCGGGTCTGCAGGCAATTTCTACCACGTTCCGCGGCGGCGGGATCCATGTAAATGATCGTGCGCGGGTACATCTGGTTGACAGCCAGATCCTGGTTGCGCCCGACGGCATGCGGCCGGGACAGTTGCTGTCCATCGGCGTCGACATGGCATACAGCGCCGCCAGCTCGGCCTCGTTCAATGGCGAAGCGAGGATCGATTCCACCCTGATCAGGGTGGCCGATACGGAGACGCCCCGCGATATCGGCAGTGGTCTTGGCCTGCGCATGACCCATGGCCAGGCAGACCTCATCAATGGATCGCGGATCGAGGCGGCCAACGTTGGCGCGCTGCTGTGGGGTACCCGTTACGCCACGCCGGTGATCCGCCTGGGCGTGGACGGATCGACGGTGGAATCGGGGCGCGGCGCCGCGATCCGCGTTGCCGTGGATGCGCCCAGCGTGTTTGATATTACCGTCGCCAATGACTCGCAGCTGCGTGGCGGAGACGGCAACCTGCTGCTGGTCAACACGGAAAACGGCGCCACCCTGCCGGGCGAGAGCACGGTGAATTTCACCGTGGATGACGCCCGCCTGGCGGGCAACGTGCGCTTTGATGCGGCCGACGTTGCCGCCAGCGTCAATGTCGTCCTGCGCAACAGTGCACAGATCGATGGCCGCTTCATCAATGTGACCTCGGCCGATATCGGCAGCGAGAGCACCTGGCTGATGACCGGCGACAGCACCGTCGGCCGGCTCACGCTCGGTGCGGGCGGCACGGTGGCGCTGGGCAACGGCACCGCGTTCAACACGCTGCGCCTGGATACCTTCACTGGCAATGGCGGCACGTTGCTGTTCAATACCCAGCTGGGTGACGACAGCGCACTCACCGACCGGCTGGTGATCGCGGGCGATGCCAGCGGCCAGGCCAACGTGCGCGTCCTCAATGCCGGCGGTGCAGGCGCGAAGACCGACCGCGGTATCGAACTGATCGATATCGGCGGTGCCTCCAATGCGCAGTTCGACCTGGTCGGCCGCGCAGTGGGTGGGCAATACGAGTACTTCCTGGTCAAGGATGCCAATGGCAACTGGTATCTGCGCTCGGAACTGACCGCCAAGCCGGACCCGTGCGTGATTGACCCGAGCCTGCCCGAGTGCACGCCGATTGATCCGGTGGACCCGATCGAGCCTCCGCCGCCGATCCTGCGACCGGAAACCGGCGCCTACCTGGCCAACCAGTTTGCGCTGGACCGGCTGCTGCGCCACACCTACCGCGACCGCCAGGGCGACGCTGCAGCGCCCGATGGCATCCGCGGCTGGGCACGGGTGGAGTCTGCCCAGAGCCGACTGGGCGCCGTGGATGACCAGCTTGACCTGCGGGTGCACCGCTCGCGCCTGCAGCTGGGCGCGGACATCGGCGTGTTCGATGACAGCCGTGGCCGCATCGGCGTGATGGGCACCGCTGCACGCAGCAGCGCCACTTCGCGCTCGGACATTACCGGATTCAGCGCACGCGGCAAGGTGGAAGGCGGTGCGCTGGGCGTGTATGGCAACTGGGCCAGCGACGCCCTGTATGTGGATGCCAGCGTGCAGCGCGGGCAGTTCCGCAACCGTGTGCAGGGTGACGGCCTGGCCGAAGAACGCTACGACGCCGATCTCTGGCAGTCGTCTCTGGAAGCAGGCTATGGCTTCGATATCGGCCAGATCGGTACGACCACACTGCGCCTGCAGCCGGAAGTGCAGCTGGTGTACACCGACGCCCGCACCGACCGCCACGAAGAGGACAATGGCACGGTGGTCCGCAGCCTGGGCGACAGCGGCCTGTCTGGCCGGCTGGGCGTGCGTCTGCAGGGCCAGGGCCACAGCACGGCCGGCGCTTCGGTCAGCCCCTATCTGCTGGCCAACTGGTACCGCGACGGGGCCAACGACGGCATGGCCTTCGACGATGAAGTGCTGAAGGCCGGTATTCCGCGCAACCGCTATGAGCTGAAAGCTGGCGCACGGCTCGACTTCCGATCCGGCCTGAGTGCCTGGGGCGGCCTTGGCCTGATGCGCGGGGACCATGGCTACCGGGAGGTTGGCGGCAGCATAAGTGTTTCCTACGCTTGGTGAAGCAGGTGCGTCAGGCCGTCGTGGGCGGCCTGGCGCTACTGAGGGGTAGATCCACGCCATGCGTGGATGCCAGACGGTCACCCACTACCAGTAGTCGACGTCGAGCACAGCCTCACCGTTGATGATGCCGGGCGTAAGCGCATCGGTCGTGCGGTAGTAGCGTGCGGTGAACGCATGATCATGGGTGCCGCCGACGCCGGGGTCGAAATCCCACTGCTGGCCGAACTGCACTTCTTTGCCGGCACGCAGCAGCTGCACACGCACGCCGCCGGCGCTGGAGCCCGCCACCGGGGTCAGCTGACTACCGGTGTTCGACGCATCTGCAGCGTCATGCAGCGACATCCTCGCCCGGGGCACGCTGGCGCCGCAGTCCATGCGTATCGCAACCACCTTTTCTGCTGCGGTGCTGCCTGGCGACGTCAGTTCGGCGAAGTTGACGTCGCGCAGGCTTTCCGTGGCGTCCTGCAGGGGGCATGTCGCGTGCGGGAAGGTCAGCTCGATCTGGATCGGCATTGTCATGTTGAGCGATGGAAAATCCGGCGTCTCCATCTGCAGGCTCCCGGCCATCGCGTAGGTCCGCATCGGGGCCTTGCGCGAGAACGCTACCACCCGCAGGTTGAACGTGGCCGTCATGGGGCCGCTGCCTGCATCCAGCACGTAGGCCGTGGCAGTACCCGGCGTGAGGGCCACTTCTGGCCATGCCAGAGCCTGGAAAAACACGAACCCGAACAGCGGCGAATCATCTGCGAAATCGAACACCGGCACCGTCTTTCCTTGGTAGACGATGGTACCGGCGGCCCTCAGTCCAGGCATGTCGAGGGTAAGTATCATGTCCGACATCCTCGGACCGCAGTTGTCGTACCACGCAACCCCCGCGCGATAATCCATCTCACGTCGTTCGTACGGTGGCGAGGATGTGTAAGTCCTGACGAAGTTCAATGGGCGGGCGGTGCCTCCCGTGCAGGCCGCAGCCGTGGCACTGATGCCCAGCAGGCACAGCAGGCTGCTCACTGCAGCCAGGCGCATGCGATTCAGATGCGAAATGCGGCGTGCCGGACTTGAACTTC
This genomic interval from Stenotrophomonas sp. 57 contains the following:
- a CDS encoding CS1 type fimbrial major subunit, translating into MNAILKKAALAAALVTASLSAHAAESHIQVYADVDLTLALLKEDGSALPTEVRLNHVPGLGLTPYTERVRIYTNDEDMDVGVRLITAPSLVRTTGAAPAVPLTVSLMGRALTVAEQDFLASDLYSGALEGHSVVLDLTIGQTSQAPLTVAGKYEGMVSIAMVQKAGTP
- a CDS encoding citrate synthase is translated as MSDLDQVTLNAGDKSVVLPVIKPTLGNDCVDIAKLTKETGYFTYDSGFTATASCKSAITYIDGDKGVLLYRGYPIEQLSEKSSYVEVAYLLINGERPSAEQLKAFTDELAAEANVDDSINTLIGSFAKDAHPMAILAAAIAQLSAIYHDSLDLSDAEQRRQAAVRLIAKVPTLSALIYRHGKGLPANKPDTSLDYVSRFLKQTFESADGQYDLNPDVVKALDLLFILHADHEQNASTSTVRLVGSTGANPYASVAAGVTALWGPAHGGANEAVLKMLEEIGTADNVESAVVKAKDKTSGFRLMGFGHRVYKNFDPRAKVIGEMTSKVLKQLGVQDPLLDVAVKLEQAALQDEYFVARKLYPNVDFYSGIIYKALQIPTEMFTVMFALGRTSGWVSHWLEQQVDPEMKIGRPRQVYTGSDVRDYQG
- a CDS encoding type B 50S ribosomal protein L31, which encodes MKADIHPNYRDVVFHDVTSDFKILTRSTMATKETIKWEDGNDYPLVKVEISSASHPFYTGKHKVIDTSGRIDKFQKRYAR
- a CDS encoding nucleoside hydrolase, which codes for MTHKIPLLIDTDPGVDDALALLMAFADERHDVVALTIAAGNVGLEYTVRNALKLCDIVGRTDVPVFAGSPDPLLHPSVDAAHVHGRDGYGDVDLPPPSRQAETEHAALAILRLSHEHAGELMLVMLGPLTNLALALKLDPTLPQRIKRIVVMGGAVTCHGNITPAAEFNIAFDPEAAHVVFTSFKHLLVSDWEATVAHGLPLEQAEQWLQADSDRARFYELISRKTRALSEDAKGGRWYTADAVAMAWALNPEGQLQVESRPLNVELNGTFSRGATIVDWNRQTGQPDNCDLLMAYDQQRFEALVRQALGAD
- a CDS encoding autotransporter outer membrane beta-barrel domain-containing protein, whose protein sequence is MRVYNGGAHAPSVRLLVRSLITALSLTPITAAWAGDLDDGFARVQPGDPVEEWRLINDSLLEVLGGEANTISAQDTSRVYLERAIVNRSGTSQHAVSLNGDAGLQAISTTFRGGGIHVNDRARVHLVDSQILVAPDGMRPGQLLSIGVDMAYSAASSASFNGEARIDSTLIRVADTETPRDIGSGLGLRMTHGQADLINGSRIEAANVGALLWGTRYATPVIRLGVDGSTVESGRGAAIRVAVDAPSVFDITVANDSQLRGGDGNLLLVNTENGATLPGESTVNFTVDDARLAGNVRFDAADVAASVNVVLRNSAQIDGRFINVTSADIGSESTWLMTGDSTVGRLTLGAGGTVALGNGTAFNTLRLDTFTGNGGTLLFNTQLGDDSALTDRLVIAGDASGQANVRVLNAGGAGAKTDRGIELIDIGGASNAQFDLVGRAVGGQYEYFLVKDANGNWYLRSELTAKPDPCVIDPSLPECTPIDPVDPIEPPPPILRPETGAYLANQFALDRLLRHTYRDRQGDAAAPDGIRGWARVESAQSRLGAVDDQLDLRVHRSRLQLGADIGVFDDSRGRIGVMGTAARSSATSRSDITGFSARGKVEGGALGVYGNWASDALYVDASVQRGQFRNRVQGDGLAEERYDADLWQSSLEAGYGFDIGQIGTTTLRLQPEVQLVYTDARTDRHEEDNGTVVRSLGDSGLSGRLGVRLQGQGHSTAGASVSPYLLANWYRDGANDGMAFDDEVLKAGIPRNRYELKAGARLDFRSGLSAWGGLGLMRGDHGYREVGGSISVSYAW
- a CDS encoding fimbrial protein, whose translation is MSIRATIAAAGSSSPARRISHLNRMRLAAVSSLLCLLGISATAAACTGGTARPLNFVRTYTSSPPYERREMDYRAGVAWYDNCGPRMSDMILTLDMPGLRAAGTIVYQGKTVPVFDFADDSPLFGFVFFQALAWPEVALTPGTATAYVLDAGSGPMTATFNLRVVAFSRKAPMRTYAMAGSLQMETPDFPSLNMTMPIQIELTFPHATCPLQDATESLRDVNFAELTSPGSTAAEKVVAIRMDCGASVPRARMSLHDAADASNTGSQLTPVAGSSAGGVRVQLLRAGKEVQFGQQWDFDPGVGGTHDHAFTARYYRTTDALTPGIINGEAVLDVDYW